In bacterium, one genomic interval encodes:
- a CDS encoding nucleotidyl transferase AbiEii/AbiGii toxin family protein: protein MKEQLEKSLLNPIHTEILSKEQKEILKELKFTKKMNFYLADGTGLALYLGHRTSIDFDFYSQQQFKTLSVYFKNGEIVNDTEDTFEIIVKNTHLSFFYYPYKLIRKPVEMENILVASIEDISAMKIISIVQRGNYRDFIDIYFLMKIFGIKKLINWLKEKYLNYSTFLILKGLIYFEDADKTVKEDKERIRMIEKIEWKQVKKFIKKEVEKFVKNYSI from the coding sequence ATGAAAGAGCAATTAGAGAAATCTTTATTAAATCCGATACACACTGAAATTTTAAGTAAGGAGCAAAAAGAAATTTTAAAGGAATTAAAATTTACAAAAAAGATGAATTTTTATCTTGCTGATGGAACAGGGCTTGCTTTATATCTTGGCCATAGAACATCTATTGATTTTGACTTCTATTCACAGCAACAATTTAAAACACTTTCTGTTTATTTTAAGAATGGTGAGATAGTTAATGACACAGAAGATACATTTGAAATAATTGTTAAAAATACACATTTATCTTTTTTTTATTACCCTTACAAACTTATAAGAAAACCAGTGGAAATGGAAAATATACTTGTTGCATCAATAGAAGATATATCTGCAATGAAAATAATTTCTATTGTTCAGAGGGGAAATTACAGGGATTTTATTGATATATATTTTTTAATGAAAATTTTTGGAATAAAAAAACTTATTAATTGGCTTAAAGAAAAATATTTAAACTATTCAACTTTTTTGATTTTGAAAGGACTTATTTATTTTGAAGATGCTGACAAAACTGTTAAAGAGGATAAAGAAAGAATAAGAATGATTGAAAAAATAGAATGGAAACAAGTAAAGAAGTTTATTAAAAAAGAGGTAGAAAAATTTGTTAAAAATTATTCAATATGA